gaagatcatgggggacgctggggaaaatggggaatgatgagaagatcatgggggacactgtggaaaatggggaatgatgggaagatcatggggacgctggggaaatggggaacgctgtggaagatcatggggatgctggggaaaatggggaacaatgggaagatcatgggggacgctgtggaaaatggggaatgatgggaagatcatggggatgctggggaaatggggaatgatgggaagatcatgggggatgatggggaaaatggggaacgatgggaagatcatggggacgctggggaaaatggggaatgatgggaagatcatgggggacgctggggaaaatgggaacgatgggaagatcatgggggatgctggggaaatggggaacgatgagaagatcatggtggacgatggtgaaaatggggaacgatgggaagatcctggggacgatggggaatacggggaacgatgggaagatcatgggggatgatggggaaaatggggaacgatgagaagatcatgggagatgatggggaaaatggggaacgatgggaagatcatggggacgctggggaaaatggggaacaatggaaagatcatgggggacgctggggaaaatggggaacgatgggaagatcatgggggatgctggggaaaatggggaacgatgggaagatcatgggggacgatggggaaaatggggaacgatggatgagggtgacagggagagggtgacagggagagggtgacagaaggtgacagagagggtgaaagggagagggtgaaagggagagggtgacagggagagggtgacagagggtgacagggagaaggtGAACGAGgttgacaggagggagagggtgatggggtgacagggagagggtgacagagggtgggtgactgggtgggtgggtgtattcacacacactcacagacacacgcacagacacacacgcacagacacagtcagacacacaatcacagacacacacacaaactcacagacacacacacacacacacacacacacacacagacacacaggagaCAAGGGATGTCGCACTTGACAGGTACTGAGGGTTTGATCTCCCCGGGGGCCCGTTGTAATTATCTGCCTggggctctcctctctccccttgtcctcCTCCTCGGTAGCAGCACTTCCACCCGCACTATCAACGCTACTGGCAGCGCTGCTCACCCCCTCAGGACACCGCAGCTtagcgctcccccctcccccaccacgaGTGccgcgctcccccctcccccaccacaagTGCCGTGCTCCCCCACCACGAGTGCCGCGTTCCGCCACCATGAGTGCCGTGCTACCAACGCTCTGGGTGCCATGACTGTTCAGAGAtgcgggggaggaggaaagggctgGTCAGAGAtgcgggggaggaggaaagggccggtcagagaggcggggaggaTGGAAAGCGCTGCTCAGGGAGCCGGAGGCCGGGTAATCTCCCgcagcaacatgaacccgcctccggctttccccccgccccccctctttcAGCGCGAGCGGGTGAAATTAAACTGCTTGGGCCAATCGCCAAGGGGCAATTTCGGGTCGCCCCCGGCGACCGGGCGACTGGGGAGGGCCTCCTGGTTCCCTACACTCACATTCGCTCACTTTGATCTACAGGTGAAGGACTCCTAGCAGTTCCCAGAATCCCCCTGACTTTGGGGTCTGAGCTCCTAGCCGCACCTCTCTTTGGAACGCTCAGCCTCACGCTCTACGATGCCCCCCGGTGTGGAAATATGTAACTACGGGCTGAAGACTTACCTGTTTGCCCAGGAATTGTTTTAATTAACCTCAACCTGACCGGCATTTATTACTTATCTTTATATTCTGTTCttcctatatttttttttcttgtgggctcttaaatacatataaatttattttttttacatgtgaagCGCTAGGTAAAGTTATTATTAAAACTCCATGCTCCTGCCTTTGTAGTGAGTGCCACTGTTATGAATCTCAATGGCAGCTCCTAGTCTTTGGGCAAGTCCTTCGCCCTGGCGCACTAGAGTGTAAGCCCGGTGGGACAGCggttgtcagtgctatgtaacaaaCATGTATGTACATCCTTTAttcttgtatgtatatctttatttatatagcgccatctatgtacacCGCGTTTCACAGCAATAACGCACGGGACATAATATAACGCGTAATGGGAATACGCGCttcagacgtaaaagtaacaacaagaaaaggagtccctgccccgaagagcttacaatctaataagtaggaagaacgtacagagacagtaggagggcgttctggtaagtgcgtctgcaagggccaAGGTCATCCATATGAGATGTATATTATCAGCCACGgcgctacccatatgcttcgttacagAGGGGTGTttcaaggtgggtcttaaaaggtggagagagagggtgccagtcagatattgaggggaagggcattccagaggtgccaGGCACGTTTCATTAAGGACACAGTGTGTAAGAGACCACTTTGGAGTTTCTCGAATAAAGGAgaggtgtgcagtgtgtttgtgaaGGACACAGAAGTGTAACGCACAATCAGAGAGTGTGGTGCAGCCAGTCTCGGGTCTGTATATAGTTTATCCTATAAACAGAACATATACATTTATTTGCAGCAGTGTCATGTATAGGAAGCCCGGTCACGCAGACACCACATGTGGCAGGGTCCCAGGTGGTGGCACTTTGGGCTCCTATAGTCTGGTGGCACAGATGGTTTTGCTGCTGCTCTTCTGCTCGCGGAAGTTTAGCTGGTTGAAGGACTCCTGAATGTGCAGAATGCTCTGGTCCTTTGTCTCCGGCAGAATCAGAAATGAATACACAGCCATGGAGAGGCAGTAAGCCAGGAAGAAAAGGAAGCAGAAAGGTCCAAGTGCCGCCTGTggatagagacagagaggaacCACCTGAGTACCCACTGCCAGGGAGGAACCCGACTGGGAAACCGCTGCCAGGGAGGAACCGCACTGGGAACCCGCTGACAGGCAGGAACCCTCAGGGAACCCGCTGCCACGGAGGATCCCCACTGAGAACCCGCTGCCAGGGAGGAACCGCACTGGGAACCCGCTGTCGGAGAGGAACCCCACTGGGAACCCGCTGACAGGCAGGAACCCCACTGGGAACCCGCTGACAGGCAGGAACCCTCAGGGAACCCGCTGCCACGGAGGATCGCCACTGAGAACCCGCTGCCAGAGAGGAACCGCACTAGCAACCCGCTGCCACGGAGGATCCCCACTGAGAACCTGCTGCCAGAGACGAACCCCCTGCCAGAGAGGAATCCCACTAGGAACCCGACTAAGAACCCGCTACCAGAGAGGAACCCCACTTGGATCTTGCTGCCAGAGAGGATCCCCACTGGGAACCCGTTGCCAGGGTGGAACCCCACTGGGAACCTACTGCCAGGAAGGAACCCCCCCCCCGAGTAACCGCTGCCATGGAGGAACCGTACTGGAAACCTGCTGCCAGGGAGGAACCCCACTAAGAACTGCTTCAAGGGAAGAACATGCTGTCAGAGAGGAACCCCACTGGGAATCTACTGCAGGGAGGAACCCCACTAAGAACCCACTTCCAGAGAGGAACCCCCTGCCAGGGAGGCACCTCACGGAGAACCCACTGCCAGAGAGGAACCCCACTAAGAACCACTTCCAGGGAGTAACCCGCTGCCAGAGAGGAACCCCACAGGGAAGCCACTGCCAGAGAGGAACCCCACAGGAAACCCACTGCCGGGGAGGAACCCCACAGGAAACCCACTGCCGGGGAGGAACCCCACTGGGAACCTAATGCCAGAGCGGAACCCCACTGGGAACCCGCTGCCAGGGAGTAACCCCCTGAGAACCCGCTGCCAGGAAGGAACCCCCCCGAGTACCCGCTGCCACGGAGGAACCGTACTGGAAACCTGCTGCCAAGGAGGACCCCCACTGGGAACCCGCTGTAAGGAAGGAACCCCACTGGGAACCTACTGCCAGGGAGGAACCCCCTGAGAGCCCGCTGCCAGGAAGGAACTTGCTGCCAGAGAGGAACCCCGCTGGGAACCCATTGACAGAGAGGAACCCCACTGGTAACCAATTGACAGAGAGGAACCCCACTGGTAACCAATTGACAGAGAGGAACCCCACTGGGAACCCGCTGCTAGACAAAGCAAATACCCAAAGAAACAGTATCTCTCTCCGAAGGAAGACTTTGTGTCACTGTTGGACTCTGAAAGGAGACAGAGTAGATCTCACCTCCTTCagactcaccctcccacctcctccctaaTACCTCTCACCTTCCACTCATTGTGGGGTGCCCCTTCACACACTACCCCCCTCACCATGAGCAGACACTCATGCTCATACTCATGTGGTCCAGATCTCACCTCAATGAAGGGAAAAGCCAGAGCCAGCACGAAGAGCCCCAACCAGTTTAAGGTTCCGATTAAGACGTAGGCCGCCGGTCTGTACGACTGCACAAACATCTCAGTGGGGAGGACGCAGGACACTCCACCTGCACAACACAGCACaatgatacactgacacacaacaTGCTCCGCTTGTATACATGGAGAGATGCAATGCGGATCTGACACTGGACACTAACCGGGTCCCATGCCGAAACTCAGAGTGAAGATGAAGATGAGCATGGTGGAGATATATGGGAGCCAGTAGTACGAGTGCTGCAGGGAAACCAAGAGagtagagtgtaagctcatcaGACCATAGACTACTTGTCTTCAGTTACACCTGGGGCATCTTATTCAAAGCTTGTATTTTATCTTTCGGACGCTCAGGTCTCAAACCTAAAGCCGCACTCTAATTAGCGCACACAGTGTAATCTGACTTATTGCTGCCAGGATGTAAGCTACTGCCACAGAGGGCATCCAAAGAGCTGAACGGCCCTGCATATAGTAAGATACACAGTACACAGTCTGAGTTCATCATCATAATATCAGAACTCAGGTGGTTTGGGCACGGGACTCGGCTCTtacctgcagagagagagtggcagtgagcacagccagggacagCGCCATGATGCCATAATTCACCCAGAGCAGCAGCTTCCTGCCCAGACGATCAATGAGATACCCCTATACGCAGAACaggcagagagaggtcagagcagAGAAGGTGGGCAAGGGGAGGAGGTCACATGTGGAATGATGTGGAGTGAGGATGAAGGAAGGAGTTGAGGTAACTGGGAGGCAGCCACTCGCTCCCCGGGAAGGCAGCCACTCGCTCCCCGGGAAGGCAGCCGCTCGCTCCCCGGGAAGGCAGCCGCTTGCTCCCCGGGAAGGCAGCCTCGCTCACCGGGAAGGCAGCCTCGCTCACCGGGAAGGCAGCCTCGCTCACCGGGAAGGCAGCCTCGCTCACCGGCAAGGCAGCCTCACTCACCGGGAAGGCAGCCTCGCTCACCGGGAAGGCAGCCTCGCTCACCGGGAAGGCAGCCTCGCTCACCGGGAAGGCAGCCACTCGCTCACCGGGAAGGCAGCCACTCGCTCACCGGGAAGGCAGCCTCACTTAAAGAGAAGCAGTGaaagacactcacacagagaagcGTTGTTAGGATCTCAGTGATCCCGAGTCCCAGAGAGACGTATGGGGTCTGGCTGGCCGGAATCCCTGCGTTCTGGAAGACGTCATATGCGTAGAAATAAAcctgggaggggaaagagagacacgTTCGTTCTCCCCGGCAGCAGAAGCCCTGAAATATTAGCCGGGTCGCACGTGTTAATGAAGCATCTCTACGGATCACACCAAGAGCGTGGAAAATCCAGGCGTGTCTCCACTGACAGCAAAAATGGAACACCTAGGTGATCAATGGTGCGCTTGGTGTTAAATTGGGTGTGTCTGCTGACCACTCCTCCTCTGTTCTGAAGCTTCTGAGGAACCCTCAGTCTCGTACTACAATGTCTCAGGCATGTACTGCTCGAGGGTAGAACATGGgcatcacatacacacagtggcagatttcccattatgcCCGGGCCTAGTGTGGCAAAATCTTGGGGTGGCAAatttcccttcctcccccaccccccatatacagaggtcccactctcttccccactgtTTGCCGGgtgagagcgtggggcctctgtacagTTCTTACCTGCTCCTTCATGCTACCATCCTAATCCTTTGTGGCGCGCTCCTACGCTTTCATGCCGCGCTCCtccttcagcgtcaaatgacactgtgacatcacatggcatcCCGTTTCCaaggcaatgtgacatcacgatGCTGTGGCAACACAATGCCATGGGAcgtcgcagtgtcatttgacgctgaaggaggagggggcggctcgaaggaggagggaggcaaggaggggcaggagggaggcacggagggggaagagggtggcACGGAGGAGGGCAGCATGGAGGAGCACtccaccaggtaagtgcctaaggtCGGCCATTTTGTTTACCCGCCACTGCATGCACAGTCCCTCTTGTGTTAGTATCTGGGGGCTGGTGTATCAAATTGGAACTCTGCAGTGTCCAACCACAATGTCCATCTTTCCAAGAACAGTAACACTGTATCATAGTGAAGTGACACGTTATGATGTTAAGAGATTCACATGGTAATGAGTTTCAAAGACAACACACATTCTTATCAAGAAGCCTCCTCCACCAGCTCCCTCGTGTGTGCGCACCGACCTTCTTAAAGGGGCACTGCCTCGTGCCCGGTTTTATTTCTGTTGCAATAAATGCAGCCGTTCCTCACATTTGCATCAATGCAAATTGTCTGAGCTGCCGATCGATCTGATCTccccgtgatcgatcagcgaagaacCTGCTTCCCAGGGAAACCCAATATGGCTTCCTAAATGGTTGTTATAGCAACCTGAAGAAGCTTAATATaagaaaaatcattaaaaaggggCATaacgagttaaaaaaaaacagaatgcaggaagtattatctaatacaggagcggccaactctaatcctcaagggccaccaacaggccaggtatcagggatacctctgcttcagcacaggtggctcaatcagtggatcagtcaacgactgcaccacctgtgctgaagcagggatatccctgatacctggcctcttggtggcccttgcggactggagttggccacctctgatcTAATACTAAGCAACTGATTTGTTAGAAGGAACCCCCCCCCAGGATTTTGAAGGAAATGCTGCTTTTCGGTAGGTGTGCAGGTTGGTGGTTCCCTGTGGTAGGAAGAGGGCTGCATTACCGCATTGATGCCGATGAGTTGCATGAACCCACAGAGCAGCAGAAGCGTGATCATCTGCCACCGCACGGAACGGTCCATCAGAAGGTCCTTCACACCTTTCACCTGCTCCCCTTCTATGGTCTTCTTCTCAGCCAACATGGCATCCATCTCATGGCTGTGATCCCCTGGGCCCCATAGCTGCTTCATGGCTGGGGGGGACACATAACACAGGAGGGGTGGAAGCTGGACCTATTTTGTTAATATTCATGGCACAGACATGGAAGTAACCCAGAAAGGCCAAGAGATGGCTATTTACATCTGCAGAAGAGACATCGGGTGAAGAAGATACTTCTCTTATGACGTGCGACATTTCGGTGTGACAAGATCTCCGAAGGAACTTATAAAAAGTGTCACTATTTATCTATACATGTGGGTAAATTACACAGTGCAAGGCGGCCACCTTGGGCCCCGCGCCTCCGGAGGCCCCGCGCTACCTCCTGTCAGCCTGGAATCCAACTTTGACCTGACCGGAAGAGGGAGCTGGAGAAGGGAGCGcgacctcccatccccccctcctctatctcccaccctcctctatctcccccctccggTCGGAAGAGTGTTACTGGCGCCAACACGAGAAAGAGGAGGGAGTACGGGGCCTTCGGACCGGTAGAGAGGTAGGTATGGGGGTGTCTGGGTGGTCTGTGTCCTCTTACCTTCTCTGACAGATACACCAGTCACACAGTGTCCTAGATACTGGTTCTGTGCTTCACACAGCTGTGTATTATTTCATGCCCACTTATTGTCCCCTTTCTTTTAACTATTAAATGAATTTTAATACGATTCACATTCCCTCTTCCGTCTAGGGGGACTTTACCTGGTTCTATTTCTCCAGGACCCATTCTCCCAGCATTATTCCTACGGTCCAGTCCATTCATCTGGCCGATACTATTTGGTGTTGTCACCATTGGTGATGATATATTATTCAGCAGCCACTATCCGCTACTCAGACTACCCATCATTGATTTGACTCTCGCTCCTACTTAAATTTCAGCGATACGAGTGCACGCTTCTTGGACTCTCCTGTCGTCTCACACATCCTAGGGGAGCACCTAAGATCTGACTACAAAAGACTCTTCATGGTCccgaggttcaacaaagtatccggccactcctccttctcttaggcTATGGCCATGGTCGGGGAGAGGGCACGgaggcgtgacgtcacccgcttttTAGCTCCAGCGATCTGTGGGCAGGGTTgacgcgatggggaggcgtgtaggggggcgtggccgtgacgtcacggagctggctcacccacattgggtgaaccgctcgcGTGACCTGGCAGTCGCGCCATGGAATCAAATTTAACAGATTTCTCGCGCACCGTAATCTCCCTCGCGCTGTCGCATGCGCGGTCTATGGctgcgatcattgccttaaggcattgtgatcATGCATGCCTCCGCGGCGTCTCCCCG
The Ascaphus truei isolate aAscTru1 chromosome 13, aAscTru1.hap1, whole genome shotgun sequence DNA segment above includes these coding regions:
- the LOC142464866 gene encoding solute carrier family 2, facilitated glucose transporter member 9-like isoform X2 → MTSRTGKLTLNLTLLTLVLGIGGTFQYGLHISLINSPSEYIQRFINSTWQQRYSSPLQPDTVMLLWSFIVSVYSVGGLVGSFVVGYLSVTFGRKKTQLYNNVPALLGAALMGLSRTSGSFEMILLARFLYGFNAGVSLQLHMMYIGECAPQSLRGMVTVTAALFIAIGKLMGLLVGLREFLGSEALWPYLMSVSAVPALIQFLTLPWFPDSPRYLLIDKGDKDGCLKAMKQLWGPGDHSHEMDAMLAEKKTIEGEQVKGVKDLLMDRSVRWQMITLLLLCGFMQLIGINAVYFYAYDVFQNAGIPASQTPYVSLGLGITEILTTLLCGYLIDRLGRKLLLWVNYGIMALSLAVLTATLSLQHSYYWLPYISTMLIFIFTLSFGMGPGGVSCVLPTEMFVQSYRPAAYVLIGTLNWLGLFVLALAFPFIEAALGPFCFLFFLAYCLSMAVYSFLILPETKDQSILHIQESFNQLNFREQKSSSKTICATRL
- the LOC142464866 gene encoding solute carrier family 2, facilitated glucose transporter member 11-like isoform X1 produces the protein MESPVETFTRLFKLTLNLTLLTLVLGIGGTFQYGLHISLINSPSEYIQRFINSTWQQRYSSPLQPDTVMLLWSFIVSVYSVGGLVGSFVVGYLSVTFGRKKTQLYNNVPALLGAALMGLSRTSGSFEMILLARFLYGFNAGVSLQLHMMYIGECAPQSLRGMVTVTAALFIAIGKLMGLLVGLREFLGSEALWPYLMSVSAVPALIQFLTLPWFPDSPRYLLIDKGDKDGCLKAMKQLWGPGDHSHEMDAMLAEKKTIEGEQVKGVKDLLMDRSVRWQMITLLLLCGFMQLIGINAVYFYAYDVFQNAGIPASQTPYVSLGLGITEILTTLLCGYLIDRLGRKLLLWVNYGIMALSLAVLTATLSLQHSYYWLPYISTMLIFIFTLSFGMGPGGVSCVLPTEMFVQSYRPAAYVLIGTLNWLGLFVLALAFPFIEAALGPFCFLFFLAYCLSMAVYSFLILPETKDQSILHIQESFNQLNFREQKSSSKTICATRL